The Terriglobales bacterium genome has a window encoding:
- the tatC gene encoding twin-arginine translocase subunit TatC: MPEILEENSAPAPSRMEHMKSMSLIEHLEELRRRILWAVGWVAAGFSVCWGYHDAIYAYVQKPILQALEKNHMEPRLVVTSPTEAFNLYVKVALVAGIFVSSPFVLYQVWLFISPGLYRREKRYILPFMLSTVTLFLCGGLFGYKVAFPQALNFLIDFGKQFTPMITVTEYSSLFLTIILGLGLVFEMPILVFFLSLMGIVSPGWLWRNLRYAILVIFIIAAILTPTSDVMNMCIFAAPMVVLYILSIGVAWLVHPKQRKARAQRHETQ, encoded by the coding sequence ATGCCTGAAATTTTGGAAGAGAATTCCGCTCCTGCTCCTTCCCGCATGGAGCATATGAAATCCATGTCTCTGATTGAGCACCTGGAAGAGCTGCGCCGCCGGATCCTCTGGGCGGTGGGGTGGGTTGCAGCAGGCTTCTCCGTTTGCTGGGGCTACCACGACGCCATCTACGCTTACGTGCAGAAACCGATCCTGCAGGCGCTGGAAAAGAACCATATGGAGCCGAGGCTGGTGGTCACCAGCCCAACCGAGGCTTTCAACCTTTACGTGAAGGTCGCGCTGGTGGCGGGAATCTTTGTCTCATCTCCCTTTGTGCTCTATCAAGTGTGGCTGTTCATCTCCCCTGGACTCTACCGTCGCGAGAAGCGCTACATTCTGCCCTTCATGTTGTCTACGGTTACGCTCTTTCTGTGCGGTGGGTTGTTTGGCTACAAGGTGGCTTTTCCGCAGGCGCTTAACTTTCTCATTGATTTTGGGAAGCAGTTCACGCCTATGATTACCGTCACCGAGTACAGCAGTTTGTTCTTGACCATTATTTTGGGATTGGGGTTGGTCTTTGAGATGCCTATCCTGGTCTTTTTCCTGTCACTGATGGGAATCGTGAGCCCGGGATGGCTGTGGCGCAACCTGCGCTACGCCATCCTGGTCATTTTTATTATTGCCGCCATACTTACGCCCACGTCCGATGTCATGAATATGTGTATCTTTGCCGCGCCGATGGTCGTGCTCTATATCCTGAGCATTGGCGTGGCCTGGCTGGTGCATCCCAAGCAGCGAAAAGCGCGAGCGCAGAGACATGAGACTCAATAA
- a CDS encoding threonine synthase: MSKITFFECSKCGEKIPAEKPATVCPKDGGVLYARYDLAAIKKTFTPAALVGRRCDLWRYAEVLPDAEPVSLGEGLTPMIPSREYKNAYVKDEGLNPTGSFKARGLCVAITMAKAYGIKKVAVPSAGNAASALAAYAAAAGIEAHIFMPKDVPRANLVECLAYGAKVTLVDGLISDCARIVGERKQAEGWFDISTLKEPFRVEGKKTMGYEVAEQLGWKLPDAIIYPTGGGVGLIGMWKAFEEMESLGWIGAKRPKMIVVQSSGCAPVSKAFDEHKHTAEAWPQAHTLAAGLRVPKPYGDYIILDILEKSKGTAIAVSDDEILAAVQHWAQTEGIFAAPEGAASLVAYQKLRARNFLMENDVTVLFNTGSGIKYVDVIAAVQEEAQKSAAPQPAARNIGGIIGPY; this comes from the coding sequence ATGTCTAAAATCACTTTTTTCGAATGCTCAAAATGTGGTGAAAAGATACCGGCGGAAAAGCCCGCGACCGTGTGCCCAAAAGACGGCGGTGTGCTCTATGCCCGCTACGATCTGGCTGCGATCAAAAAGACCTTTACTCCTGCCGCTCTCGTCGGACGCAGATGCGACCTCTGGCGCTACGCTGAGGTCTTGCCTGACGCCGAGCCGGTGAGCCTCGGTGAAGGCTTAACCCCCATGATTCCAAGCCGGGAATACAAAAATGCTTATGTAAAAGATGAAGGACTAAACCCCACGGGCAGCTTCAAAGCCCGCGGTTTGTGCGTGGCCATTACCATGGCCAAGGCCTATGGCATCAAGAAGGTTGCGGTTCCATCCGCAGGTAATGCAGCCAGCGCGTTGGCAGCTTATGCGGCTGCTGCTGGCATCGAAGCCCACATCTTCATGCCCAAAGATGTCCCCCGCGCTAACCTGGTCGAGTGCCTGGCCTATGGCGCCAAGGTCACGCTCGTTGATGGACTCATCAGCGACTGCGCCCGCATCGTAGGCGAGCGCAAGCAGGCCGAAGGGTGGTTTGATATCTCGACCCTGAAAGAGCCCTTCCGCGTCGAAGGCAAAAAGACCATGGGATACGAAGTTGCCGAACAGCTCGGATGGAAGCTGCCTGATGCCATCATCTATCCGACCGGCGGGGGCGTGGGTCTGATTGGCATGTGGAAGGCCTTTGAAGAGATGGAATCGCTGGGCTGGATTGGAGCTAAACGGCCGAAGATGATTGTTGTGCAATCAAGCGGTTGTGCGCCTGTTTCTAAAGCATTCGATGAGCATAAGCACACAGCCGAGGCCTGGCCCCAGGCCCATACCCTGGCAGCCGGACTGCGTGTACCTAAGCCTTACGGCGACTACATCATTCTGGACATCCTGGAAAAGTCGAAGGGAACAGCGATCGCAGTCAGCGACGACGAGATTCTGGCCGCAGTCCAGCACTGGGCGCAAACCGAAGGCATCTTTGCTGCTCCGGAAGGGGCCGCTTCTTTGGTCGCCTATCAGAAATTGCGCGCCAGGAACTTCCTTATGGAAAATGACGTCACAGTGCTCTTTAATACTGGTTCTGGAATTAAGTATGTGGATGTCATTGCCGCTGTCCAGGAAGAGGCCCAGAAATCGGCTGCGCCGCAGCCCGCAGCCCGCAACATCGGCGGAATTATTGGGCCGTACTAG
- a CDS encoding M28 family peptidase — protein MRLNNFALALGLGVAMLCSACAQSSSAPKDGTASPQTSTSTPQDAAPQTVAQNVAPEKPIAQMQAPPSTVAHVAAPRINAARAMQYTREIVNMGPRPIGSPAHARLEAYLRLQLKKTAANVQEDVFTAQTPAGAFPIRNFIAEYPGSRDGVVVIASHYDTVLPLKNFVGANDGGSSTGLLLELGNELHSKGKLPGYSVWLVCLDGEEAVKEWTDTDSVYGSRHLAEKWQADGTNKKIKAFLLADMIGDKDLDIDRDESSTPWLEDLVFQASTNLGLQSYFFARTIGIDDDHIPFAKNGVPVADLIDFSYGYNNVFWHTPQDTLDKLSPRSLEITGNVLLETKRLLDEK, from the coding sequence ATGAGACTCAATAACTTTGCGTTGGCTTTGGGCCTGGGCGTGGCGATGTTATGCAGTGCCTGCGCACAATCTTCTTCCGCGCCGAAAGACGGCACTGCCAGTCCACAGACATCTACCTCCACCCCACAGGATGCTGCTCCGCAAACCGTCGCACAGAATGTTGCGCCAGAAAAGCCGATAGCGCAAATGCAAGCTCCTCCGAGCACGGTTGCACACGTTGCCGCTCCCCGCATCAACGCCGCGCGGGCCATGCAATATACCCGCGAGATCGTGAACATGGGGCCGCGGCCTATCGGCAGCCCGGCACACGCCCGCCTGGAAGCTTATCTGCGATTGCAGTTGAAGAAAACTGCAGCCAACGTACAAGAAGACGTTTTTACGGCACAGACCCCTGCCGGAGCTTTTCCCATACGGAACTTCATCGCAGAATATCCCGGCAGCCGCGATGGCGTGGTTGTAATCGCTTCCCATTACGATACCGTCCTGCCCCTAAAGAATTTTGTCGGAGCCAACGATGGCGGTTCCAGTACCGGACTCCTTTTAGAGCTAGGCAATGAACTTCACAGCAAAGGCAAACTGCCGGGTTACAGCGTGTGGCTGGTTTGTCTGGACGGCGAAGAAGCGGTCAAGGAATGGACCGACACCGACAGCGTTTACGGCAGCCGTCATCTGGCAGAAAAATGGCAGGCGGATGGGACCAACAAGAAAATCAAAGCTTTCCTGCTGGCCGATATGATTGGCGACAAAGACCTCGATATTGACCGGGATGAGAGCTCTACCCCGTGGCTGGAAGACCTGGTATTCCAAGCCTCCACCAATCTCGGCCTGCAGTCGTATTTTTTTGCGCGTACCATCGGCATTGATGATGACCACATCCCCTTTGCCAAGAATGGCGTGCCCGTAGCCGACTTGATTGACTTCAGCTACGGCTACAACAACGTCTTTTGGCACACTCCGCAAGACACCTTGGATAAACTCAGTCCACGCAGCCTGGAGATTACCGGAAACGTTTTGCTGGAAACCAAGCGACTGCTGGATGAGAAGTAA